Proteins encoded in a region of the Inquilinus sp. KBS0705 genome:
- a CDS encoding M20/M25/M40 family metallo-hydrolase: protein MADITALSQQALQLLQQLISIPSFSKEEDRTADLIEQTLQQHGVITHRKLNNIWAWNKHFDAAKPTILLNSHHDTVKPNSGYTREPYDAKIEEGKLFGLGSNDAGGCLVSLISVFLYYHDKENLNYNFCLATTAEEEISGVNGLELIIPELGKLDFGIVGEPTLMDLAIAERGLMVLDCTAYGKAGHAAREEGENAIYKALADIEWFRTFKFPKESEVFGPIKMSVTIINAGSQHNVVPATCVFTVDVRVTDAYRNEEVLDIIRQHVSCDVKPRSIRLKPSSIDKNHPFVQAGVSLGKSTYGSPTTSDQSLLDIPSIKVGPGDSARSHMADEYIYVDEIADGIDTYIAMLDKIV from the coding sequence ATGGCGGATATAACAGCATTATCGCAACAAGCCTTACAGCTATTACAGCAATTAATTTCGATACCATCTTTTAGCAAAGAGGAAGACCGCACGGCCGACCTTATAGAGCAAACCTTACAGCAGCATGGGGTAATTACACACCGTAAGCTAAATAACATTTGGGCCTGGAACAAGCATTTTGATGCCGCAAAACCCACCATTTTACTCAATTCTCACCACGATACGGTTAAACCTAACTCGGGCTATACGCGCGAGCCTTATGATGCCAAAATAGAGGAGGGAAAACTGTTTGGCCTGGGCAGCAATGATGCAGGAGGTTGTTTGGTATCGCTGATATCGGTTTTTTTATACTATCACGATAAAGAAAACCTGAACTATAACTTTTGCCTGGCTACCACTGCCGAAGAGGAAATATCGGGTGTGAATGGCTTGGAATTGATCATACCCGAATTAGGTAAGCTTGATTTTGGCATAGTAGGCGAACCTACCCTGATGGACCTGGCCATTGCCGAACGCGGCCTGATGGTGCTGGATTGCACCGCCTACGGCAAAGCAGGCCATGCCGCCCGCGAAGAGGGCGAGAATGCCATTTATAAGGCATTGGCAGATATTGAGTGGTTCCGCACGTTTAAATTTCCTAAAGAGTCGGAAGTTTTTGGCCCCATAAAAATGTCGGTTACCATTATTAACGCCGGTTCGCAGCATAATGTGGTGCCTGCCACCTGTGTATTTACAGTTGATGTAAGGGTGACCGATGCCTACCGTAACGAGGAAGTGTTGGATATCATTCGCCAGCATGTAAGCTGCGATGTAAAGCCGCGCTCTATCCGTTTAAAACCATCCTCGATTGATAAGAACCACCCATTTGTACAAGCAGGAGTAAGTTTAGGTAAATCCACTTACGGCTCGCCAACCACATCAGACCAATCGCTGCTGGATATCCCATCCATAAAAGTTGGCCCCGGCGATTCGGCACGCTCGCACATGGCCGATGAATATATTTATGTGGATGAAATTGCGGATGGGATAGATACTTATATAGCGATGTTAGATAAGATCGTGTGA
- a CDS encoding DUF2723 domain-containing protein — protein sequence MQYNKINNLLGWLCFVIAAVTYTLTLEPSVSFWDCGEFISCAYRLQVSHQPGYPLFAMLGKVFSLLSFGNNAKVPYYTNMLSAIASAATVMFLFWTITAIAKKLVAGREKDFGGAQTILIMGAGLVGALAFAYTDTFWFSAVETIVFALSSLCIALIFWAILKWENHAGEPGADRWIVFIAYVIGLSIGIHLLNLLTIPAIALVYYFRRYKNITTKSAIIAFLISVLILGLVQYGVRGYTVKFAAYFDLFFVNSLGLGFGTGALFFLLLIVAVLVGGIIYSIRTNKPTLNLAFLCLAFIYFGYGSFAYIPIRATANTNLNNSHPDNAFTLYGYLNRIQYGENPLLTGPYFDSKPIDQKEGSTIYRKGDTKYEVAGKRSDYVYDKTHLFPRFYSSSPQDIQFYRQWLQLGENQEPTAWDNFRYLMSWQVYQMYFRYFLWNFVGRYNDQDGQTSTTAIDGNWTAGLFNGASHLPKTVTESHTYTPLYALPFLLGMIGLIYHSERKKRDALIVAMLWFFTGIAVVLYVNQANVQPRERDYSYVGSFYAFAIWIGLGVIGIADMLSKKVNIRTSAYISIGIGLLIAPVLLASKEWQSHDRSTKMTPHDMAYNYLISCPPNAILFTYGDNDTYSLWYDQEVEGIRPDVRIVNLSLFTGDWYIRQMQKKMNQSDPLPITMPYDKYKEGVRDVIYYSDKNLPGYVDIKEIFNFITTDDKTLQGQTNDGESVNYLPTKKLSIPVNADEVLKYGVITPDQKARLATSVDFTFTSNYVTKENLAIFDILAHNNWKRPICFTTTIGNDNLIGLQPYLYKEGFTYHLLPLKADTANHDQLSKTNSLVMYDNMMNKFKYGNFKTAKYLDHESTGMFYPVMLTTFLDLTQNLMQEGHNDLALKLLHKYDKEMPEINPYIDVAGRKLFLAQSAYKLGDIALGNKIATAVNAYLVDQLNYNAYLLKNNRENVNMRDVQIGLQVMNGLMEYTKTYHQTALSNKIDAELKNYLSQFSSIMGQ from the coding sequence ATGCAATACAATAAAATTAATAACCTTTTAGGCTGGCTTTGCTTTGTTATAGCCGCAGTAACCTACACCTTAACACTGGAACCATCCGTTAGTTTTTGGGATTGTGGCGAGTTTATTTCGTGCGCATACAGGTTGCAGGTATCGCACCAGCCGGGTTACCCTTTGTTTGCCATGCTGGGCAAGGTATTTTCGCTGCTGTCGTTTGGCAATAATGCTAAAGTACCTTACTACACCAATATGCTATCGGCTATTGCCAGCGCCGCTACGGTTATGTTTTTGTTTTGGACCATTACCGCTATTGCCAAAAAGCTGGTTGCCGGCCGCGAAAAAGATTTTGGCGGGGCACAAACTATCTTAATTATGGGTGCCGGCCTGGTTGGTGCCCTGGCATTTGCCTATACCGATACCTTCTGGTTTTCGGCTGTTGAAACTATTGTTTTCGCCCTATCATCGTTATGTATAGCGCTTATATTTTGGGCCATATTAAAATGGGAAAACCATGCCGGCGAACCCGGTGCCGACCGCTGGATAGTTTTTATTGCTTATGTAATAGGCCTGTCAATAGGCATACACCTGCTTAACCTGCTTACTATACCTGCCATTGCGCTGGTTTATTACTTCCGCAGGTATAAAAATATCACTACCAAAAGCGCGATAATAGCTTTTTTAATAAGCGTGCTTATACTGGGCTTGGTGCAGTATGGCGTAAGGGGCTACACTGTTAAGTTCGCCGCTTATTTCGATCTGTTTTTTGTTAACTCGCTTGGGCTTGGCTTTGGCACAGGTGCGCTGTTTTTCTTATTGCTGATAGTCGCAGTATTAGTTGGCGGTATCATCTACAGTATCCGCACCAACAAACCAACCCTAAACCTGGCATTTTTGTGTCTGGCCTTTATTTACTTTGGCTACGGCTCATTTGCCTACATCCCTATACGTGCAACGGCTAATACCAATTTAAACAACTCGCACCCCGATAACGCTTTTACCCTTTACGGTTACTTAAACCGTATTCAATACGGCGAAAACCCTCTACTGACCGGGCCATATTTTGATTCGAAACCTATCGATCAGAAAGAAGGCAGCACCATTTACCGCAAGGGTGATACCAAATACGAAGTTGCCGGTAAACGCAGCGATTACGTGTACGATAAAACGCATTTGTTCCCCCGTTTTTACAGCTCGAGCCCACAGGATATACAGTTTTACCGCCAATGGCTGCAACTGGGCGAAAACCAGGAACCAACCGCCTGGGACAACTTTAGGTACCTGATGAGCTGGCAGGTATACCAAATGTATTTCAGGTACTTTTTATGGAATTTTGTTGGCCGTTACAACGACCAGGACGGGCAAACCAGCACCACCGCTATTGATGGCAACTGGACAGCCGGCCTGTTTAACGGAGCCAGCCACCTGCCAAAAACAGTTACCGAAAGCCATACCTATACCCCATTATACGCACTGCCGTTTTTATTGGGCATGATAGGCCTGATATATCATTCGGAGCGTAAAAAACGCGACGCGCTTATTGTGGCTATGCTGTGGTTTTTTACCGGTATAGCGGTTGTATTATATGTTAACCAGGCCAATGTACAGCCCCGAGAGCGCGATTACTCGTACGTAGGCTCGTTTTACGCCTTTGCGATATGGATAGGCTTGGGCGTTATCGGCATAGCCGATATGCTGAGCAAAAAGGTGAACATCCGCACATCGGCCTATATATCTATTGGTATTGGTTTGCTAATAGCGCCTGTATTGCTGGCATCAAAAGAATGGCAATCGCACGATAGATCGACCAAGATGACGCCGCACGATATGGCTTATAATTACCTGATATCGTGCCCGCCAAATGCCATTTTGTTCACCTACGGCGATAATGACACCTACTCGTTATGGTACGACCAGGAAGTAGAAGGTATACGCCCCGATGTGCGGATTGTTAACTTAAGCTTGTTCACCGGCGACTGGTATATACGCCAGATGCAGAAAAAGATGAACCAAAGCGATCCTTTGCCTATTACCATGCCTTATGATAAATATAAGGAAGGCGTTAGGGATGTGATCTATTACAGCGATAAAAACCTGCCGGGCTACGTTGATATTAAAGAGATATTTAATTTTATCACCACCGACGATAAAACACTGCAGGGCCAAACCAATGATGGTGAAAGCGTTAATTATTTGCCAACCAAAAAGCTGTCCATCCCGGTTAATGCCGATGAGGTGCTTAAATACGGCGTAATTACTCCCGACCAAAAAGCCCGCCTTGCTACAAGTGTAGATTTTACTTTTACATCAAACTATGTAACTAAGGAAAACCTGGCCATATTTGACATATTGGCGCATAACAACTGGAAAAGGCCCATTTGCTTTACTACCACCATTGGCAATGATAACCTGATAGGTTTACAGCCTTACTTGTATAAAGAAGGTTTTACCTATCACCTGCTGCCTTTAAAAGCCGATACCGCCAACCACGACCAGCTAAGCAAAACCAACAGCCTGGTGATGTATGATAACATGATGAACAAGTTTAAGTATGGCAACTTTAAAACGGCTAAGTATTTAGATCATGAATCTACCGGTATGTTTTACCCGGTTATGTTAACCACCTTTTTAGACCTTACACAAAACCTGATGCAGGAAGGCCATAACGACCTTGCCCTAAAACTGCTGCATAAATACGACAAGGAAATGCCCGAAATTAACCCCTACATTGATGTAGCCGGCCGTAAACTGTTTTTGGCGCAATCTGCCTATAAATTAGGTGATATAGCCCTGGGTAACAAAATAGCAACCGCTGTTAACGCGTACCTGGTAGATCAGTTAAACTACAATGCTTACCTGCTTAAAAACAACCGCGAAAATGTAAACATGCGCGATGTGCAGATAGGCCTGCAGGTAATGAACGGGTTAATGGAGTACACCAAAACCTACCATCAAACAGCGCTTAGCAATAAAATTGATGCGGAGTTGAAAAATTACTTAAGTCAATTCTCAAGTATAATGGGGCAGTAA
- a CDS encoding DUF2130 domain-containing protein, translating into MAEEYKQQLRAQMADYKKQKEDELRKKEDEYTLREKQQQQLFEQKLSDEKKQLQLTLEENLRKAIATDFENQLTMLQKSVNDSAEKLKESRQKELEFLQREQSLKQKEEEMEVALQRKLQEQRAEIAEQIRKQEIEKYSIKDTEHQLKVKEMEKQLEDQKKLVDEMKRRAEQGSMQLQGEVQELILEEQLRSYFPFDVINEVGKGVRGADCVQTVRNQFGQECGKIIYESKRTTAFAADWIDKLKKDMRAMGVDVAVIVTQCYPKGMDCFGEKDGVWICSFDEVKAVSYILRDGVVKLANLAKAQDNKGDKMHLLYDYLTSSEFSEQWKAIREGYMSMRLSIQKERDAMEKMWKSREKQLDKVLLNAAHIKGSVEGIAGSDMIQLSLSDDDDEPLLLD; encoded by the coding sequence ATGGCCGAGGAATATAAGCAGCAGCTTAGGGCCCAGATGGCAGATTATAAAAAGCAGAAAGAAGATGAGCTTCGTAAAAAAGAAGACGAATATACCCTGCGCGAGAAGCAGCAACAACAGCTTTTTGAACAAAAACTTAGCGATGAAAAGAAGCAACTGCAATTAACGCTGGAAGAAAACCTGCGCAAGGCCATTGCCACCGATTTTGAAAATCAGTTAACCATGCTGCAAAAATCGGTAAACGACAGTGCCGAAAAGTTAAAGGAATCGCGCCAGAAGGAACTGGAGTTTTTACAGCGCGAGCAATCTCTTAAGCAAAAAGAAGAAGAGATGGAAGTTGCCCTGCAACGCAAGTTACAGGAGCAGCGTGCCGAAATTGCCGAACAGATACGCAAGCAGGAAATAGAAAAATATTCCATTAAGGATACCGAGCACCAGCTAAAGGTAAAGGAGATGGAGAAACAGCTGGAAGACCAGAAAAAACTGGTTGACGAGATGAAACGCCGCGCCGAGCAGGGGTCGATGCAGTTGCAGGGCGAGGTGCAGGAGCTAATACTGGAAGAACAATTACGCAGCTACTTCCCCTTTGATGTGATAAACGAGGTGGGAAAAGGCGTGCGTGGTGCCGACTGTGTGCAAACTGTACGCAATCAGTTTGGGCAGGAGTGCGGCAAAATTATTTACGAAAGTAAACGCACCACCGCTTTTGCCGCCGACTGGATAGATAAGCTTAAAAAAGATATGCGCGCCATGGGCGTTGATGTGGCCGTTATAGTTACCCAATGCTACCCAAAAGGTATGGATTGCTTTGGCGAAAAGGACGGCGTATGGATATGCAGCTTTGATGAGGTAAAAGCCGTATCGTACATACTGCGCGATGGGGTGGTAAAACTCGCCAATTTGGCCAAAGCACAGGATAATAAAGGCGATAAAATGCACCTGTTGTATGATTACCTTACCAGCAGCGAATTTTCGGAACAGTGGAAGGCCATACGTGAGGGGTATATGAGCATGCGCCTGTCTATCCAAAAAGAGCGCGACGCAATGGAAAAGATGTGGAAATCGCGCGAGAAACAACTGGATAAGGTTTTACTGAATGCCGCCCATATCAAAGGATCGGTAGAGGGTATAGCAGGCAGCGATATGATACAGCTAAGCCTTAGCGATGATGACGATGAACCTTTACTGCTTGATTAA
- the argH gene encoding argininosuccinate lyase, translating to MSKLWQKTTNVNQLVENFTVGRDRELDREMAAFDVLGSLAHTQMLQSIGLMDEGDLAVVQKELKAIYADIANNSFIIEDGVEDVHSQVEMLLTQRIGEAGKKIHSGRSRNDQVLVDLKLFFRHKLKEVVEETQNLFGQLIQLSEEHKDVLLPGYTHLQVAMPSSFGLWFGAYAEGLVDDLEMVLAAWKITNKNPLGSAAGYGSSFPLNRTLTTQLLGFESLNHNVVYAQMGRGKTERVIAQALSSVAATLAKMAMDQCLYLSQNFAFVSYPENLTTGSSIMPHKKNPDVWEIIRGKCNRLQALPNDVAMMTTNLPSGYHRELQLLKELLFPAFTDLIDCLQMAKFMLENISVNKNILDDSKYAYLFSVEVVNKAVLNGTPFRDAYKQVGLAIEQGNFDPDKTVNHTHEGSIGNLQTKEISAAMVKVVSSFDFAKVDEAIKALVK from the coding sequence ATGAGTAAATTATGGCAAAAAACCACAAACGTTAATCAACTGGTAGAAAACTTTACGGTAGGCCGCGACCGCGAGCTTGACCGCGAAATGGCTGCCTTTGATGTTTTAGGTTCGCTTGCTCATACGCAAATGCTGCAATCTATCGGTTTGATGGATGAAGGCGACCTGGCAGTAGTTCAAAAAGAACTGAAAGCCATTTATGCTGATATTGCCAATAACAGCTTTATTATAGAGGATGGTGTAGAGGATGTACACTCACAGGTAGAGATGCTGCTTACTCAACGTATTGGCGAGGCTGGTAAAAAAATACACAGCGGCCGTTCGCGTAACGACCAGGTGCTGGTTGACCTGAAATTATTCTTTCGCCATAAATTAAAAGAGGTTGTAGAAGAAACCCAAAACCTGTTTGGCCAGCTGATACAACTGAGCGAAGAACATAAAGACGTATTGTTGCCGGGGTATACCCATTTACAGGTAGCCATGCCTTCATCGTTCGGCTTGTGGTTTGGGGCTTATGCCGAGGGCTTGGTTGATGACCTTGAAATGGTTTTAGCCGCCTGGAAGATCACGAACAAAAACCCATTAGGTTCGGCAGCGGGATATGGCTCCTCGTTCCCCTTAAACCGTACGCTTACCACCCAATTATTGGGTTTTGAAAGCCTGAACCATAACGTAGTATACGCGCAAATGGGCAGGGGTAAAACCGAGCGCGTTATAGCGCAGGCCTTATCATCGGTAGCGGCAACTTTGGCTAAAATGGCTATGGACCAATGCCTGTACCTGAGCCAGAATTTCGCCTTTGTAAGTTACCCCGAAAACCTGACCACCGGCAGCAGTATAATGCCGCATAAAAAAAACCCTGATGTTTGGGAAATAATACGCGGCAAATGCAACCGCCTGCAGGCCTTGCCAAACGATGTGGCCATGATGACTACCAACCTGCCATCGGGCTACCACCGCGAGTTGCAACTATTAAAAGAATTGTTGTTTCCGGCTTTTACAGATTTGATAGACTGCCTGCAAATGGCCAAATTTATGCTGGAGAATATCAGCGTAAATAAAAATATATTGGATGACTCCAAATACGCCTACCTGTTTAGCGTAGAGGTGGTGAACAAAGCTGTGCTAAACGGCACACCTTTCCGCGATGCGTATAAGCAAGTGGGTTTAGCTATTGAGCAGGGTAATTTTGATCCTGATAAAACCGTTAACCACACTCATGAGGGTAGTATAGGTAATTTGCAAACCAAAGAAATAAGCGCGGCAATGGTCAAAGTTGTAAGCAGTTTTGATTTTGCAAAGGTGGATGAAGCGATAAAGGCGCTTGTTAAATAA
- a CDS encoding DinB family protein — MQNQYQNLFEGAFDTFKVFDNLTVAEAANVPANAPKSIWQILNHLVVWQRYHIACIKNIEQCFELDEYESWIETQVDNQQALDGLVATFYRQQQQVIDAIATFGAKEPYLQKKLKYVQELSVHLSFHVGEVVLMRRMYGNYPLPHQMKEFLGL; from the coding sequence ATGCAAAATCAATATCAAAACCTGTTTGAGGGGGCTTTTGATACATTTAAGGTATTTGATAACCTTACTGTAGCCGAGGCTGCAAATGTACCGGCAAATGCCCCGAAATCTATCTGGCAAATACTAAACCACCTGGTGGTTTGGCAGCGCTACCATATTGCCTGCATTAAAAACATTGAGCAATGCTTTGAACTGGATGAGTATGAAAGCTGGATAGAAACGCAGGTAGACAACCAACAGGCGCTTGACGGCCTGGTAGCCACCTTTTACCGGCAGCAACAGCAGGTAATTGATGCTATAGCCACATTCGGCGCTAAAGAACCTTACCTGCAAAAAAAGTTAAAATACGTTCAGGAACTATCTGTACACCTCTCTTTTCATGTTGGCGAAGTTGTTTTAATGCGCCGGATGTATGGCAATTACCCATTGCCGCACCAAATGAAAGAGTTTTTAGGTTTGTAA
- a CDS encoding capsule assembly Wzi family protein gives MLKNRVQLPGKLILLLCLIVSSSKISKAQSVYLPQSYQFNQKFNADLYSKGTALHTSLRPFLIDSTLQTRYNQLMLLGVDSSHKSWLMRKLFNEHLIDVKTKEYTFYGDFLTENIVGKDFEDKNAIASVRPVGFLFKSALGLNTRGFQFGGTVGTKFSFYTSGYENQGAFADYYTDYARKIRFVPGQAYDRTLTKSYRDFSYVTALLSYTPVKQLNITLGQDKTFIGDGYRSLLLSDNAANYPLLRATAHVGKFQYMMMWAYMQDLLIKKFDTFGSNRRKWALFHYLDYNVNNNLSFGFFNAYIAPEADDQGNTRPFDVNFINPLLFSSKFGPSGQPGNALIGFTGKYKVFDKSAVYAQFIIDRFEGSTFLSGNSTNNTNNTNGLQVGIRGADIFAVKNLNYLFEFNTVKPYTYMNGRTLSNYTFYSQPLGDPLGANFRELIGIMNYSVGKFDFQGQLMYAKYGLDASGDNNGKDLTRPLSPTLTTSTVGQGIGTNLYYTEGTASYLINAKYNLRFELGAIYRQEKNDLGDKKAAILTFGLRSTFRSLYHDF, from the coding sequence ATGCTAAAAAATCGCGTTCAACTGCCAGGTAAACTTATTTTATTGTTGTGCTTAATAGTATCGTCATCAAAAATAAGCAAGGCGCAATCGGTTTATTTGCCTCAATCATACCAGTTCAATCAAAAATTTAATGCCGACCTGTATTCAAAAGGTACGGCACTGCATACATCGCTTCGCCCGTTTTTAATAGACAGCACCCTGCAAACCCGGTACAACCAGTTAATGCTTTTAGGCGTAGATAGCAGCCACAAAAGCTGGTTGATGCGTAAATTGTTTAACGAGCATTTAATAGATGTTAAAACAAAAGAGTACACCTTTTACGGCGATTTCCTGACCGAAAATATAGTTGGTAAGGATTTTGAAGATAAAAATGCCATAGCCAGTGTGAGGCCTGTGGGTTTTTTATTTAAATCGGCTTTGGGGCTAAATACACGCGGTTTTCAGTTTGGTGGTACGGTAGGCACTAAATTTTCCTTTTACACCAGCGGTTACGAAAACCAGGGTGCTTTTGCCGATTATTACACCGATTATGCCCGCAAGATACGTTTTGTGCCCGGCCAGGCCTATGACCGTACGCTTACTAAAAGCTACCGCGATTTTTCGTACGTAACGGCCCTGCTATCGTACACGCCTGTAAAACAGCTTAATATTACTTTGGGGCAGGATAAAACCTTTATAGGCGATGGTTACCGGTCGTTGTTATTGTCAGACAATGCGGCTAATTATCCCCTGCTGCGGGCAACAGCGCATGTAGGTAAGTTTCAATATATGATGATGTGGGCCTACATGCAGGACCTGCTTATTAAAAAGTTTGACACCTTTGGCAGCAACCGTCGCAAATGGGCGCTGTTCCATTACCTCGATTATAATGTAAACAATAACCTGTCGTTCGGCTTTTTTAACGCCTATATAGCACCTGAGGCCGATGATCAGGGCAATACCAGGCCTTTTGATGTAAACTTTATTAACCCGTTGTTATTTTCAAGCAAATTTGGGCCATCAGGGCAGCCGGGCAATGCCTTAATAGGTTTTACAGGCAAGTATAAAGTGTTTGACAAAAGCGCTGTTTACGCCCAGTTCATCATAGATAGGTTTGAAGGTAGTACCTTTTTATCGGGCAATAGCACCAATAATACCAATAACACAAACGGCTTGCAGGTAGGTATACGCGGCGCGGACATCTTCGCGGTTAAAAACCTTAACTACCTGTTTGAATTTAATACCGTAAAGCCTTATACCTATATGAATGGCCGCACGCTAAGCAATTACACCTTTTACAGCCAGCCATTAGGAGACCCGCTGGGAGCTAATTTTAGGGAGCTGATTGGTATAATGAACTACTCGGTTGGTAAATTTGATTTTCAGGGGCAGTTGATGTACGCTAAATACGGCCTTGATGCCAGCGGCGATAACAACGGTAAAGACCTTACCCGGCCTTTATCGCCAACCCTTACAACCAGTACTGTAGGGCAGGGTATAGGTACTAACCTTTATTACACCGAGGGTACTGCATCGTACCTGATAAATGCTAAATACAACCTGCGGTTTGAATTGGGTGCCATTTACAGGCAGGAGAAAAACGACCTGGGCGATAAAAAAGCCGCCATACTAACCTTTGGCCTGCGCAGTACCTTCAGAAGTTTATATCACGATTTTTAG
- a CDS encoding type III polyketide synthase, giving the protein MPFITAVSKIDLPDKTIQQEVREQARDMFATDFPQVDRLIQAFDNTGIITRNFVKPLSYYAQTTTFKQRNDEYIKLALQYSVESVQAAITKAGIDKSDITDIIFVSTTGLATPSMDALIINQLQLNPHITRTPVWGLGCAGGVAGMAKANTLAKANPDAVVLLVAVELCSLTLIKSDYSKSNFIGSSLFSDGIAAVIVKGDNHASPNKTVSIQAASSKLYYDSLEVMGWDFRDDGFKVVFSKDIPTFIHQNIAADIEAFLAKQGLKLSDIKNFVFHPGGKKVLEAYEDALKADGDFLKNTREVMNDNGNMSSVTVLYVLEKFMTEGFTDGYGLMLAMGPGFSSEMVLLNMKN; this is encoded by the coding sequence ATGCCATTTATAACAGCAGTTAGTAAAATAGATCTACCGGATAAAACCATCCAGCAAGAGGTAAGAGAGCAGGCGCGCGATATGTTTGCCACAGATTTTCCGCAGGTAGACAGGCTGATACAAGCCTTTGACAACACCGGCATAATTACCCGCAATTTTGTAAAGCCCTTAAGCTACTATGCCCAAACTACTACCTTTAAGCAGCGTAACGACGAATATATAAAACTGGCACTGCAATACTCGGTTGAATCAGTGCAGGCGGCTATTACAAAGGCAGGTATTGATAAAAGCGATATTACCGATATAATATTTGTATCTACCACTGGCCTGGCCACACCCAGTATGGATGCGCTTATTATTAACCAGCTGCAATTAAACCCGCATATTACACGCACGCCCGTTTGGGGCCTGGGTTGCGCGGGTGGGGTAGCGGGTATGGCAAAAGCTAATACTTTGGCAAAAGCCAATCCCGACGCGGTGGTATTACTGGTTGCTGTGGAGCTGTGCAGCTTAACACTTATAAAAAGCGACTACAGCAAAAGTAACTTCATAGGTTCGAGCTTGTTTTCTGACGGTATTGCGGCGGTTATTGTTAAAGGAGATAACCATGCCAGCCCCAATAAAACAGTAAGCATACAGGCAGCAAGCAGTAAGCTCTATTACGATTCGCTGGAGGTAATGGGCTGGGATTTTAGGGATGATGGATTTAAGGTGGTTTTTTCTAAAGACATACCTACATTTATACACCAAAACATTGCTGCCGATATTGAAGCCTTTTTGGCAAAGCAAGGGTTAAAGCTAAGCGATATTAAGAACTTTGTTTTTCATCCCGGTGGTAAAAAGGTGCTGGAGGCTTATGAAGACGCGCTTAAAGCCGATGGCGATTTTTTAAAAAACACCCGCGAGGTGATGAACGATAATGGCAATATGTCCAGCGTGACGGTTTTATACGTACTTGAAAAATTCATGACCGAAGGGTTTACTGATGGCTATGGTTTAATGCTGGCCATGGGCCCCGGCTTTAGCAGCGAAATGGTGTTATTAAATATGAAAAACTAA
- a CDS encoding four helix bundle protein yields MLSRTKQYAIANAKLVLSIPVNMVNRNYCDQLARSASSTGANYRAACRAKSKADFINKLKIVEEELDETMFFLELLVELNPDLKEKITPIYKEGNELLSIIVSSINTLRAK; encoded by the coding sequence ATGCTTTCAAGGACTAAGCAGTATGCCATAGCAAATGCAAAATTGGTGTTGAGCATTCCTGTTAATATGGTTAACCGCAATTATTGCGACCAGTTAGCCAGAAGTGCCAGTTCTACCGGAGCCAATTACCGGGCGGCCTGCAGGGCCAAATCAAAAGCTGATTTTATTAATAAACTTAAAATAGTTGAAGAAGAATTGGATGAGACCATGTTTTTTCTGGAACTTCTTGTTGAACTCAATCCTGACCTGAAAGAAAAAATAACTCCTATCTACAAGGAAGGGAACGAACTTCTTTCTATAATTGTATCATCAATAAACACTTTACGCGCAAAGTGA
- a CDS encoding YwbE family protein, whose protein sequence is MNGQNRSDIYPGLEVDIILKKDQRSGKLTRGIVKDLLTSSSFHSRGIKVRLEDGQVGRVAEIVEED, encoded by the coding sequence ATGAACGGCCAAAACAGAAGCGACATATACCCCGGACTGGAAGTAGATATCATCCTTAAAAAAGATCAGCGCAGCGGCAAACTAACGCGTGGCATTGTTAAAGATTTGCTTACAAGTTCGTCTTTCCATTCCCGCGGAATTAAGGTACGTTTGGAAGATGGCCAGGTAGGCCGCGTCGCCGAAATTGTAGAGGAAGATTGA